The DNA segment AGCAGGCTCTAAATCCGTTGGAAGTGTCGGTCCAAGTTTTGGAGCTTTAAATTCAAATGATCCTGTAATCGTCTGATTAACATCGTCAAATTCGGTAATTATAATTTGACCTTCACCTTTGTTAATTCCGGTTTGGTAAGATATTTCTTGGGTATTTTGATTGATAAGAAAACTTGCTTGGTTTGCAATTCCAGTTCCTAAAGTATAGGTGGACGGAAGAGCAGAACTCGTTTTAAGTACTAGACTTTCATATTGTGTTAAACCTGTTAGCACGACAGTTCCATTGGCAGATCGAACTGCTGTCACATCTGCAGCACGCCAACTGTCACCATTTTTTAGTCCTTCAAATCCAGGATTATTTCGGGTAATTTCATCAGTACAAGCGCTCATCGTAAGTACAAGAGCAAAAAGGGCAGCTATTTTTTTCATAATCTAAATCGTATTAAGAAGACAAAAATACTATTTTACAGCAAAAAAGCTATAATAAGCAAAACTATTTAAATCGAAAAATTGTATATAATCGCACTACGAAAAATATTTAAAGATAAAAATAATAAAATTGAAATAAAAAAGTATCTTTGCACCCTTAATTAACAGAGGTCGAGTACCTCAAAATTTAATCAAAAGATTATGTCAGTAAAAATTAGATTACAGAGACACGGAAAAAAAGGAAAGCCTTTTTACTGGGTTGTTGCAGCAGATGCACGTGCAAAAAGAGATGGTAAGTACCTAGAGAAAATTGGTAGCTACAATCCAAACACAAATCCTGCAACGATCGAATTGAACATTGAAAGTGCTGTACAATGGCTTCACAACGGAGCTCAACCTACAGATACTGCAAGAGCAATTCTATCTTACAAAGGAGCTTTACTTAAGCACCACCTTGATGGAGGCATCCGTAAAGGAGCCTTGACTCAAGAACAAGCAGACACTAAATTGGCTGAATGGCTAGATGCTAAATCTGGTAAAGTTGAAGCTAAAAAAGAAGGTCTTTCAACTGGAAAAGCAGATGCTAAAGCAAAAGCTATCGAAGCTGAGAAAAAAGTAAACGCTGATCGTATCGCTGCTACTAAAAAAGCTAATGACGATGCAATCGCTGCTTCAGAAGCTGCTAATTCAGAAACTACCGAAGAAGCTTCTGAAGAAAACAATGAAGAAACTCAAGCTTAATTATACTGGCGGTTATGCGTAAAGAAGATTGTTTCTACTTAGGTAAGATCGCTAAAAAATTTAGTTTCAAAGGTGAAGTTCTGGCCTATTTGGATACAGACGAACCCGAGTTATATGAAAACTTGGAATCAGTTTTTGTTGAATTCAACAAAAATCTGGTTCCATTTTTTATTGTAAGTTCTTCATTGCACAAAAACGATTTTCTCCGAATCCGCTTTGAAGATATGAATACCGAGGAAGATGCAGATTCAATTATAAACTGCCCAATCTACCTCCCAATCTCAATGCTACCAAAGCTTTCAGGTAATAAGTTTTATTTTCACGAGGTTATAGGTTTCGAAATTGAAGACAAGCGCTTAGGGGTTTTCGGCAAGATTGTATCTATAAATGACACTACGGCGCAACCGCTTTTTGAAGTTGAAAACGGCGCGGTGCAACTATTGATTCCAATGATCGACCAGTTTTTGGTCAAAATAGATCGTCCCAACAAAAAAGTATTAATGGATTTGCCCGAAGGTCTGATTGAAATGTATCTTTAGATAGAGCATTTTTTTTGGAGCTAATCGCGCTATCCGCTACAATCTTGCTTGTATGCTTGTGCTCCGCAAGCACACAAACAAGGATTTCCACTACACCCGAGCGTAGCGAACGGACCGTAGGTAATCCGGCTAGGGCACTTTTGCTATCTTCAACAATCATTTTTAAATATGAGCACTTTCCAGTTCAAGCAATTCAGTATCAATCAAGACAAAACCGCGATGAAGGTCGGAACAGACGGTGTCTTACTTGGCGCTTGGGCACCAATCACTTCTCCTATATATAGCATTCTTGATATTGGCGCCGGAACAGGACTTATTGCATTGATGCTAGCACAACGCAGTAATGCCGAACAAATTGACGCAATTGAAATTGACGACAATGCTTATTTGCAATGTGTAGAAAATTTTGATCAATCGCCTTGGACGGAAAGGTTATTCTGCTACCACGCAGGTTTGGACGAACTGATTGAAGATCCAGAAGATGAATACGATCTTATTGTTTGCAATCCTCCTTTCTACTCCGAGGATTATAAAACTCCAGACGAAAGTAGAAACACTGCACGTTTTCAAGATTCTTTGCCTTTTGAAGAACTTGTTGAAGCAGCAGACTTATTACTTTCAGAAAATGGAATTCTCTCTGTTATCATTCCTTTCAAAGAAGAAGAGAAATTTATCAAAATCGCCAAAGATTTCGAATTATATCCTCAAAAAATTACTCACGTAAAAGGAACTCCTGAAACCGAAATCAAAAGAAGTTTGATGGCTTTTTCTCGAGATGAAAATTCTAATCCTACGATTGACGAACTGATTATCGAAATTTCACGTCATAATTATACTGAAGAATATAAAGAGCTGACCAAAGATTTCTATTTGAAGATGTAATCTTTCAAAATTCATAAATCCATATTTTCATCCGCCATCTCTTACAGAGATAGAATTTCTATTTCAACGAGATGATGATTCTTAACGCGATTTTGCGCAAGGGATGGGAGCGGCATCCTTTGCTGCCAAAAAAATAGTAAATTTTTAAACCATTATTTTTGGCAGCAAAGATATAGAGGACAGCCCGCCCCGAGCCACCGAAAACTTCTAATTTAAGATACAATTTCTGGCGAGGATGCGCCCAAAAAAGTAGGATTTAAAGGTTAATTCTGCTTGAACTCTGCAAACTTATTATGTGGAAAAGCAGGAATGAAACGCATAAAATAAAATAGGAAATGTCTGCTTTACTATTGTAAAACGCGTCGTACAAGCTATGTTGCATTGACATCCAAACGAAATGTAATGCGATGGTTATGAACAAAATTATGGCGCTATAAAAGTATACATCTTGACGATTTTTGACTATAAAATAGCTTAGAAAACTCAAAATAATGCAAGCAAAACTGAATTCGAAAGGCATTAAATAGGACGACTGAATGATGAATGGATTCATTTTTAGGAAATCGTCGAAGTGCCCGATGACAAAAGGCAGGAAAGTTGCCGCGAAAGTTAGCACTGCTATTATTCCGATTATTATGGTGTTTTTTATGCTAATATCTCGATTTTTGAGTGCAAATAAAAACACAACCACATACGGAATTGCGTAGACGTTACGTGTGGAAAGCAGCAATCCGATGATAATTCCGTTCCATAATAAGTTCTTTTTTTCGATGGTTTTGAAGAAATAAACGATCGAAATTAAGATGAGTGTACTATTGAAAAAGATGTTGCTTCGGCCCACAATTTCCCATAGCAAAAATGGGGAAGTCGCGATAATAATAAAGTAAGCAGTTTGTGTTGGCAAAGGTTTATTGAGAACTTTTAGCAACAGAATAAATGCCAAAAGTCCGATAATCGACAGATACCCCAATTCTCCAAGAAGGTAAAAAGGCAAGGCAACGACATAATAAAACGGCATTGGTCCGGGATAATTGTTCATGTGCGAGAGTGCAAAATAAACATATTCGCCAGCGAAGTAATTATCCCAAAACGATGTAATCACGCTCCATCTGTCGACATTTAAGGTTTCGACTGGAACTTTTTGGAAGATAAAATAAGATGTGATAAATAAGACAATAAATCCTATAATGTTGACAAATTTTAGCCGTTTTCCAAAGCTTTTAAGTTTGTCTTGATATCTGAAGATCAGAAAATAAAAGCTTGTAATTAACACCGAAATAGGTACTGCGAAATCCGTAACTCTACTGAGATATTTGATCGAGAAAATCAGATTGATAAACAAAAATAACGAAAGTGAAATGTTGCTTTTGATTTTGTCTGCGCCTGAAATTTTCATTCTTAGAATAACTTTGATTTGATTATTCCAGTTTTTGCAAGGAAATATTTAATTGAGACTTTCATCACTCCCAAACCATATTGCACACTTCGCTTAAAATTTATCGATGAAGCGTCATCAAAATATTTTGTCGGGCAGGTAATTTCGGCGATTTCGTATCCTTTAAAAAAAATTTGAGCTAGAAATTGATTGTCAAATATAAAATCGTCAGAGTTTGAATTGTAATTGATACTTTCCAAAACTTCTCTGTTGTAAGCTCTGTAACCTGTGTGATATTCGGATAATTTCTGATTCATCATCACGTTCTGGAAGAATGTCAAGAAGCGATTTGCGATGTATTTATACCGCGGCATTCCGCCTCTAATAACCCCCCCCCTAAAATCCTAGATCCAATCACTACAGGATACAAATCACTTGCAATTAGATAGCTCATAGAATGAATCAACTTGGGGGTGTATTGGTAATCTGGATGCAGCATAATCACGATGTCGGCACCTAATTCCAAGGCTTTGTTGTAGCAGGTTTTTTGATTTCCGCCGTAACCTAGATTATTTTCGTGTTTGATAATGTGTTTGATTCCAATATGTCTGCCGACATTGATGGTGTTGTCGGGACTATTATCATCGACTAGAATCACATCGTCTACGATTTCGAAAGGTATTTCGTTGTAAGTCTGTACTAATGTTTTTTCGGCTTTATAAGCAGGCAAAACCACAATAATCTTTTTATTGTCAATCATTATATTGGAAAAATGGATTTTATAATTAGTTCTTGGAATAAGGTTTTACGGCAAAATATAAAGTACGCAATAACGTGAATTAAAGGTTGGGATGAAAATGTTTTGTTAAATTTGTTGAGTGGGATAAATTTGAGAAAAGATAAAGTGAAAGTCCTAGTAGTATAGTTTGAAATGCTGCTGTATTAACATAATAAGATCATTGATAGTAAGTAATACAACTCAAAAGGAGTAAATTGAATTTATTCCCATTGCACATGAATAATATAATATTAATTTTAGATAATCAGAATAAGATGTTGAAATGAGAAGGTTTGTAATTATAGATGATAATGGACAACAAAGTTGTATAAGCAAACAATCAATTTAAATAAATAAAACTAAATTCTTTCCCTCCATTGATTTGGATTCCTAACCGTGTGAAAGATTCCAAGAATAGTAATGACTTTTTTACTTTCATTTAGGTGATAGTATATTCCGTAAGGAAATACATCGGTCAATGCCATTCGCACGCTTTTATATTTTTTCTGAAACAACAAAGGGTTTTGCGCAATAAATGCGGTTGTCTTTTTCACCTCTGAAACGAATCGCTTTTCCAGTCCAATCAACTTACTTTTGTAAAAATGCTTTATTTCATAAATATCATTTTTAACTTCCTTATGATTTACTAGATCGAAACTCATATTTCAGCATCTAATGCTTTATAAAACTCTTCAATAGCCTCAATTTTGTCAGGATTATTTATGTCTGTCAATCTCTCATCCAAAAGATCTTTTTGCCACTGAGGCAGATCATCTTCTTCTTTTTCAATATTTGGATACATACTTTTTAGACGTTCCCACTGCTCTATTGGAATAAATACGCCTGTTGGTCTTCCGTTGTCATCTTTAATAATTTGTGTCTTCATAATTATATATTTGAGGAAAACATCACCTATTTTCTTGAATCTAAAGTAAATATACGATTTTGAAATTTATAGAAAAAACAAAACATTCTTAATTCAATCTCCGCAACTACTTCAATTTGATCTAACTTCTCACCATCTTCTTCAACACCACTCCCCTAGCCGTGATAGTAGCGTACCCGAGCGAAGCGAACTGGCGAAGCAAATCCCGCAGGCAGCAGCGCTATTTTTTCCTAGCGAAAAAGAGCGACCTTAGTCCCGATAGCAATCGGGATCCTTTTTCGCTACTGGAAAAAAAGTGCTGTCACGAGGAATTGCAGAGAATAGCGCGAATAGCTCCTGAAAAATCTTATAATTACTATTTCGAATTTGATTGCAATCAATAGAATACGTACTTTTGCACCCATTAATATACCAACCTATGAGACCAGATTTATTTCAAGCTCCGGATTATTACAATCTTGATGAATTATTGACCGAAGAACATAAATTAGTGCGTGATGCAGCCCGCGAATGGGTAAAGCGTGAAGTTTCGCCAATTATTGAGGATTATGCTCAAAAAGCTGAATTTCCTAAACAAATTATCAAAGGTCTTGCAGATATTGGTGCTTTTGGCCCATATATTCCGGAAGAATATGGTGGTGCAGGATTAGATCAAATTTCGTACGGACTTATTATGCAGGAAATAGAGCGTGGAGATTCTGGCGTTAGATCGACTGCTTCTGTGCAATCTTCTCTTGTGATGTACCCAATTTGGAAATACGGAAACGAAGAGCAGCGTATGAAATATCTTCCTAAACTTGCTTCTGGCGAATTTATAGGATGTTTTGGACTTACCGAGCCTGATCATGGATCTGATCCAGGCAGTATGGTGACAAATTTTAAAGATATGGGCGACCATTATCTTTTGAATGGTGCCAAGATGTGGATTTCGAATGCTCCATTTGCGGATATTGCCGTTGTTTGGGCAAAGGACGAAAGTGGTCGTATTCACGGTCTTGTTGTAGAGCGCGGAATGGAAGGATTTTCGACTCCAGAAACGCACAACAAATGGTCGCTTCGTGCATCTGCTACGGGCGAGCTTATTTTTGATAATGTAAAAGTTCCAAAAGAGAATTTACTTCCTAATAAATCGGGTCTTGGCGCGCCACTTGGCTGTCTTGATTCTGCACGTTACGGTATTGCTTGGGGCGCTATTGGTGCTGCCATGGACTGCTATGACACGGCTTTGCGTTATGCAAAAGAGCGTGTACAGTTTGGCAAACCGATTGCTGGCACTCAATTGCAGCAGAAAAAACTTGCTGAAATGATTACCGAAATTACAAAAGCGCAGTTACTTACCTGGCGTTTAGGAGTTTTGCGCAATGAAGGAAAAGCTACTACAGCTCAGATTTCGATGGCAAAACGTAACAATGTGGATATGGCGATTAATATTGCTAGAGAAGCGAGACAAATCCTAGGTGGAATGGGAATTACAGGCGAATATTCGATTATGCGTCACATGATGAACCTTGAATCAGTAATCACATACGAAGGTACTCACGACATTCACTTGCTTATTACAGGAATGGATATCACTGGAATTCCAGCTTTTAAATAGTATTTTTATTACAATATATTTTACAGAAAGCTTCCTGAAAAGGAGGCTTTTTTGTTTTTAAGAAATTGGGCGTTTCTGCTTGATGTTTTTTATTTGGGCGAGACCTTTCGCCAGAACGATTTGTGCAAAAAGTCATGTTGAATGTGGCTCAGGTCGGGCTATTCGTTCCCAATCTTTCTTGTAGCTTTTGCTCCGCAAAGCCACAAGAAAGGATTCGCTTCGCCTGTTCGCTTTGCTCGGGTCCACTGCTATCCCTCTCGCAAATTTGTGGTGAGGTTGGTGTGAGGTGGTTTATTGGGAAATCAATGGCCATCATGATTTGCGTAGCAAGAAACTGGAGTCTTTGTAGAAATAAAATTGAGTCTCATTAGTAATTTGGTTGCTAAAATACTTGGCTGTAATCTATAGCAACACTAGCCTATTCTCAAACTTGTCATTTCGACGTAGGAGAAATCACATAATATAGATTTCGCAATTATTGTAATACTTTTTGTAAATATGAACATCTATGTCAACGTCGCCTCGATTTGCAAAATTCTGATTATGTGATTTGCTTCGCCTGTTCGCTTTGCTCGGGTCTCGCTCTGCTCGAAATGACAAATAAATGGTTGGGAATGGCGAGGACCTTTAGCGTCAACTTACTCTACTCTCAAAACTTGTCATTTCGACGAAGGAGAAATCACATAATATAGGTTTCGCAATTATTGTAATATTTTTTGTAAATATGAACATCTATGTCAACGTCGACTCGATTTGCAAAATTCTGATTATGTGATTTGCTTCGCCTGTTCGCTTCGCTCGGGTCTTCTCCAGATAGCAATCGGGATAGGATTACAAGTTTGCGGGTAGTTGGAGCGAGTAAGGTACGGTGACAAGAAATCCATTCACAAAAAAAGCTCCGAATCTCGGAGCTTTTTTATTATATAATTATTCAATTGTAACCTCAGCAACTAAAGCTAAAAGCTGATAGCTGACAGCTAAAATCTTATGATTCTGGCGCCAATTCCACACAAAGTCCATCAATCTCTTGAGTCAAATTAATCTGACAGCCAAGACGACTATTTTCTTTTACGTTAAAAGCCTCAGACAGCATCGCTTCTTCGTCATCATTGCGCTCAGGTAGTGGAACGTCATTGATAACATAACATTGACAAGAAGCACACATCGCCATCCCGCCACAAGTGCCAATTGTGCCTTCGGGAGCAAGCTCGTACATTCGAACTAGTTCCATTACGTTCATATTCATATCGGTCGGCGCATCAACTGTATGCGAAACTCCATCTCTATCTATTATGGTAATCTTTACGTCTTGTGACATAATCAAAGTTTTTATAATTTAGAATAAAAGCTCACTCAATTGCTTTTACAACTGCTTTCTCAGCTTCTTTTCGAGTTCCATCAAAACCATCAATTCCAGCAACAGTAGTGTATTTAAGCACATACTTTTTACCTGGATTCAACATTTGATACACACTCTGACACATCAAAGTCGCTTCGTGGAAACCACAGAGAATCAACTTCAATTTTCCCGGATACGTATTGACATCGCCAATAGCGTAAATTCCCGGAATATTTGTCTGATAATCTAAAGCGTTATTTACTTTGATAGCATTCTTCTCTATTTCCAACCCCCAGTTTGCGATTGCTCCTAATTTTGGCGAAAGCCCAAATAATGGAATCAAATAATCGCAATCTATTGTTCGGCTAGATGCTCCTTCCTGAATTGTTACTGCATTTAAATGCTCATCTCCGTGCAGCCCAACCACTTCTCCTGGAGTAATTAATTTAATTTTACCCTGATTTTTTAATTCCTGTACTTTATCCACAGAATCTAAAGCTCCTCTAAATTCATTACGCCTGTGTACTAAGGTAACTTCGGAAGCGATATCCGAAAGGAAAATACTCCAATCCAATGCCGAATCTCCACCTCCTGCAATTACAACTTTCTTATCTCTGAATTTCTCCGGATTTTTGATGAAGTATTTGATACCTTTTTTCTCGTAGAATTCAAGATCTTCAATAATTGGTTTGCGAGGTTCAAAACTTCCAAGACCACCGGCAATTGCAATGGCAGAAGCGTGGTGTTTTGTTCCTTTATTAGTGGTAACTATAAAAGTTCCATCTTCTTGTTTGTCGATAGTTTCGGCAGTCTCGCCCAAGGTAAATCCGGGCTGAAACTGTTTGATTTGCTCCATCAAATTATCTACAAGATCACCCGCTAATACTTCGGGATAACCCGGAATATCAAAAATAGGCTTCTTTGGATATAATTCGGTTAGCTGCCCTCCCGGTTGTGGAAGAGCATCAATAATATGGCATTTAAGTTTTAATAATCCTGCTTCAAAAACGGTAAAAAGTCCTGTGGGACCCGCACCAATAATTAATATATCTGTTTCAATCATGGTTTAATATTTTCGAAAAGTTTCAACTTGTTTTCATTCGCAAAGGTCGCCTTTCTACTCTGTGGTATCTATGACATTTATCACATCATTAACGAGTCTTAAAAAATTTGATATCCAAGAACAAAAGCCAAAGAAGTAAATTTAGAGTTCCACAATGTACTGTCTGCTAATAACCGTTGCGGACCTAAATACCGAACTTCTGCACTTATCTTTTTATATTTGTAACCTGCACCCACCATCAATTGAACTTGAGGTTTGAATAGAATCGGGTATACGTTTTGCTCTATATAATAATTTTTATCATTTATTTTGATTGCGTAAACTAAACCTCCATTTACAAATATTTTTGATTCTGATTTAAGAAACATATAGTGCCGAATTCCCATTTGAAACTCAATTGCTTTATAATCTACAGTACCTGTAAACATAGTTTGATCTCCTTCACCTTTAAAGGCAGCGTACACTGGCTCAAAAAGAATGGACCACTTATTTCTATTAAATGGCAAAATTACTTCGGCTTCAAGCCCTACTCTAAGTTGAGTATTATCGCCGTAATCGTAGCTAAATCGCGCATCACTATTATGGTCTATAGAAAAAGAATTTTGCACAACACCTGCCCTAATGCCAAGATGAAATTTGGTTTCACCTGACTCCGCAACGTCCACGGTGTCGCCCATGCAAGCATTGTATTTTTTAAAAAATCGCACAAAATCACCCTCGAAGTAATTTACATTTTTAGCTCTATTCTCAGTTATATCGTCACATTTTAAATCTGAGTACAATTGACGTTTAAACATATTATTGGAATACTTCTTTCTGTTTCCAATTGCATCTGTAACATAATAATTCTTACGAACCAATTGCTTAATTGGGGCTTGATTTACTTCGTAAAAATAAGTTGTAAATGATCCATCCGCATAACCATATAGATTTGCAGCTCCCTTTACAATTTCTTTAAGCAATAATGTTTCTGTTTTATAAACCGATTCTCTTTGCTCTGTAACAGGAGAAAAAACATCCCAACGATCAAGCTCAACGGTTTTACGGATATACTTAGAAAAATCTTCTATTTGAAATTCTTGTACGTTATCAATAGTGGCAATTTGTACAGTAGAATCCTCTGTTAATTTATATTCAAAATTGGTCGGATTTGATTTCCACTCCACATCTTTTATTAGACAAGAAACTTTACTTCCTGAATTATCGATGAAATAAGCTGGTTTGAAGGTAATTTGTCCTAACATTGAATTAGAGCAAACCATGATAATAAATAGTAGAATTCCAGAAATTTTTTTCATTGGTAACTGTCGATTAGTATTGGGTCAATTATTAGTAATTTTTCTTATTATAAGTTTGAAAAAAGGTTATTGCCATCTACCTAAATCTGAAATAGTAAATAGCGCTACATAATCCTTTATATTGTAAACAATTTCTACACTCACTCCTGAGGCAATGGGCAATAAAATGCTATTGGCACTTTTTCGTATCGGAAATAATCAATTTAACGTGGAGATTATTTATTTTCTTGTTACAATAAATAAACTATCTCAAATTAAAAAAGTTGTGATTAAATTTAGAAAATAGTATAACCTAAAATGAAGGAGTAGGAAGTATAATTAGCATTCCAAGTACTGTGATTAATTATCATTGATTGGTTTCCAATATATCTAAATTCTGCACTAATTTTTTTATACTTGTAGCCCGCCCCTAAAACAATTTGGAAACCTAAATCAATATCTACGGATGTTGGTCGTCCAGATGGAGCGTAAACAGCATTATTTAAATCTTTACTATATAAGAAACCCGCGTTCAAAAATAATTTCGAATTACTTTTAAGGAACATATAATGTCTCGCCACCAAGTGCAATTCTAATGCTTGATAATCAATATCATCGGTATAGTCGGACCCATCCCCATCACCTTTATATGATGTATAAGCAGGCTCTAATGCAATTGCCCATTTACCTCTATTAAATGGTAATAAACTCTCAAACTCTACCCCAACTCGAAAATTTGTTTTCGCTCCAAAGTCGTAAGCGTAATTTTGATAGACGAGGTGACGCACGTCGACTTGATTACTACTCAAACCGATTCTAGGTGTAATATGAATTTTTGTCTTAAGTGCCGAAGCCATCTCCGTCTGACCATTATCACCATTATACTTTTGAAAAACATCTATCAACTCTGATCTAAAATAGGAAAGATTGTTAATTTTTGAAGCCTTTACTTTATCGCCCAGCAACTCCGATTCTAATTGCTTCTTGTAAAGGTCATTTTTGTAGACAATATCTTTAACACCATCATTGATAACATATTGTTTTTGAATCAATTGCTGTGGGTTTTTGCCGTCAATGCTATAAAAGTATGTATTAAAACTATTTTCAGAATAGGAATATAATGTTGCAGCACCTTCCACTAAAGTTCTAAGAAACAATGTTTCAGTTTTAAAGATAGGCCCCTTTTGCACTGTAGGAGGAGAAAATTTATCCCAACGATCTATCTCAACCGTCTTTCGAGTATACTTGACGCCTTCGCCAACTTGAAATTCCCGAACATTATCAATAACCGCAACTTGCACAATCTCATTCTCGGATAGTTTGAATTCAAAAGTGGTTGGGTTGGATTTCCAATCTACGTCTTTGATAAGACAATCTATTTTAGTCCCCGAATTATCTACATAAAAGGCTGGTTTGAATGTAATTTGAGCAACAAGTGAATTAGACACTACAAGAAAGAACAGCAATAAAATATTGTAAATATTTTTCATAGGCAGGAGTTATTAAAGTGGATATTTTTAGGCTTTTAAAAGAACTACAAACCAATATTTGTTACAGTTTCAATTTGTGGAGCAAACTTTTTAATAGTCGTTTCTACTCCCGCTCTCAGCGTCATCTGATTGACGGTGCAACCTACACAAGCACCCTGCAACTGGACTGTAACATGTCTGTCGTCAGTAATACCAATAAGCTTAATATCGCCTCCATCTGATTTTAGAAATGGTCTGATTTCCTCTAATGCGCGTTGTACCTCAATTGTTAATTCGTCTGTTGTCATAATAGTAAAATATAAGAATAGCGCGACGCTGATTCTTTATTGATAAATTCGAACTATTTCCCTTTTACACTCGAGCATCCGGCCATAGTAGTAATTTTAATTGCTTCGGTAGCTGGAAGGTTTTCATTTCTAGCTACAACTTCTTCAACAACATTACGAGCTATTTCTTTAAAAACTTCTGAAATTATCGAACCTTCCTGCAGGGCAGCTGGACGACCGATATCTCCTGCTTCTCTTACAGATTGCACTAGTGGTACTTCTCCAAGGAATGGAACTTTTAAATCCTCAGCTAGGTGGCGGGCACCCGATTGTCCGAAGATATAATATTTGTTATCTGGCAGCTCAGCGGGAGTGAAATAAGCCATGTTTTCTATAATTCCCAAAACAGGAACATTAATCGCTTCTGACAGAAACATAGAAACACCCTTACGAGCATCTGCAAGTGCAACTGCCTGTGGTGTACTTACTACGACAGCTCCTGTAATAGGTAAAGCCTGCATAATAGAAAGGTGAATATCTCCTGTACCTGGAGGGAGATCAATCAAAAGAAAATCTAGTTCTCCCCAGTGACTATCAAAAATCATTTGGTTTAATGCTTTTGATGCCATTGGCCCACGCCACACTACAGCCTGACTTGGAGCGGTAAAGAAACCGATAGATAAGATTTTGATTTCGTAACTTTCGATTGGTTTCATTTTTGACTTTCCATCAACCTCCATTGAAGTAGGTTTTGCAGATTCCACGTCAAACATAATTGGCATTGATGGTCCGTAAATATCGGCGTCAAGAACTCCAACTTTAAAACCCATTTTACCTAAGGTAACCGCAAGGTTTGCAGTTACAGTAGATTTACCCACACCTCCCTTACCAGAGGCAACGGCAATAATATTTTTAATTCCAGGAATTTGCTTCCCTTTAATTTCTACTTTCTCTTGAGCTTCCACCTTGATATTTACCTTAACGCTAGCTTCGGTTAAAAGCTTTTCGCGAATTGTATTGATAATATCAGTCTCTGCTCTTTTCTTGATATGCATTG comes from the Flavobacterium ardleyense genome and includes:
- a CDS encoding NAD(P)/FAD-dependent oxidoreductase, with amino-acid sequence MIETDILIIGAGPTGLFTVFEAGLLKLKCHIIDALPQPGGQLTELYPKKPIFDIPGYPEVLAGDLVDNLMEQIKQFQPGFTLGETAETIDKQEDGTFIVTTNKGTKHHASAIAIAGGLGSFEPRKPIIEDLEFYEKKGIKYFIKNPEKFRDKKVVIAGGGDSALDWSIFLSDIASEVTLVHRRNEFRGALDSVDKVQELKNQGKIKLITPGEVVGLHGDEHLNAVTIQEGASSRTIDCDYLIPLFGLSPKLGAIANWGLEIEKNAIKVNNALDYQTNIPGIYAIGDVNTYPGKLKLILCGFHEATLMCQSVYQMLNPGKKYVLKYTTVAGIDGFDGTRKEAEKAVVKAIE
- a CDS encoding porin family protein, with the translated sequence MKKISGILLFIIMVCSNSMLGQITFKPAYFIDNSGSKVSCLIKDVEWKSNPTNFEYKLTEDSTVQIATIDNVQEFQIEDFSKYIRKTVELDRWDVFSPVTEQRESVYKTETLLLKEIVKGAANLYGYADGSFTTYFYEVNQAPIKQLVRKNYYVTDAIGNRKKYSNNMFKRQLYSDLKCDDITENRAKNVNYFEGDFVRFFKKYNACMGDTVDVAESGETKFHLGIRAGVVQNSFSIDHNSDARFSYDYGDNTQLRVGLEAEVILPFNRNKWSILFEPVYAAFKGEGDQTMFTGTVDYKAIEFQMGIRHYMFLKSESKIFVNGGLVYAIKINDKNYYIEQNVYPILFKPQVQLMVGAGYKYKKISAEVRYLGPQRLLADSTLWNSKFTSLAFVLGYQIF
- a CDS encoding outer membrane beta-barrel protein, producing the protein MKNIYNILLLFFLVVSNSLVAQITFKPAFYVDNSGTKIDCLIKDVDWKSNPTTFEFKLSENEIVQVAVIDNVREFQVGEGVKYTRKTVEIDRWDKFSPPTVQKGPIFKTETLFLRTLVEGAATLYSYSENSFNTYFYSIDGKNPQQLIQKQYVINDGVKDIVYKNDLYKKQLESELLGDKVKASKINNLSYFRSELIDVFQKYNGDNGQTEMASALKTKIHITPRIGLSSNQVDVRHLVYQNYAYDFGAKTNFRVGVEFESLLPFNRGKWAIALEPAYTSYKGDGDGSDYTDDIDYQALELHLVARHYMFLKSNSKLFLNAGFLYSKDLNNAVYAPSGRPTSVDIDLGFQIVLGAGYKYKKISAEFRYIGNQSMIINHSTWNANYTSYSFILGYTIF
- a CDS encoding NifU family protein, with the translated sequence MTTDELTIEVQRALEEIRPFLKSDGGDIKLIGITDDRHVTVQLQGACVGCTVNQMTLRAGVETTIKKFAPQIETVTNIGL
- a CDS encoding Mrp/NBP35 family ATP-binding protein, with the protein product MKLDKKAVLNALESISVAGEGKNMVESGAVTNVVVFGNEVIVDLVLATPAMHIKKRAETDIINTIREKLLTEASVKVNIKVEAQEKVEIKGKQIPGIKNIIAVASGKGGVGKSTVTANLAVTLGKMGFKVGVLDADIYGPSMPIMFDVESAKPTSMEVDGKSKMKPIESYEIKILSIGFFTAPSQAVVWRGPMASKALNQMIFDSHWGELDFLLIDLPPGTGDIHLSIMQALPITGAVVVSTPQAVALADARKGVSMFLSEAINVPVLGIIENMAYFTPAELPDNKYYIFGQSGARHLAEDLKVPFLGEVPLVQSVREAGDIGRPAALQEGSIISEVFKEIARNVVEEVVARNENLPATEAIKITTMAGCSSVKGK